A window from Calorimonas adulescens encodes these proteins:
- a CDS encoding four helix bundle protein: MSESLVIKDFRTLKVWQKANALEQEIGELVKSFPGYEQYRLVDQLIRASRSIGANIAEGNTQLFIKRELFHANAALGSCGESRNHLLTAFQNNYISREQYNALDEKLIEIIKMLYGYIKRLKSELYNSSNPSDI; this comes from the coding sequence ATGAGTGAAAGTTTAGTAATAAAGGATTTTAGGACGCTTAAGGTCTGGCAGAAGGCAAATGCCTTAGAACAGGAAATAGGGGAATTGGTTAAAAGTTTCCCAGGATATGAGCAGTATAGGCTTGTTGACCAATTAATTAGAGCCAGCCGCAGTATTGGGGCAAATATTGCCGAGGGAAATACCCAATTATTCATAAAAAGAGAATTGTTCCACGCAAATGCTGCTTTGGGCAGTTGTGGAGAATCTAGGAATCATCTTCTTACTGCATTTCAAAATAATTATATTTCAAGAGAACAATATAATGCTCTGGATGAAAAGTTGATTGAGATTATCAAAATGCTCTATGGTTACATAAAAAGGTTAAAATCTGAATTATATAACAGTTCCAATCCAAGTGATATATGA
- a CDS encoding ParM/StbA family protein codes for MRNRILLGLDNGNKCTKTSEGYISEAGFIKSNNEPISTSNLLIYEGKFYSIGNSRLSVQMDKTVNQDAFILSLPAIADAINKAGVEGEVDAILGVGLPIVSYGTLKKKFREYFLRRDIEFNFNKKDYKINIIDCRVYPQGYSSLITVFNSYRNLLCNVIDIGGYTIDFFRVENGIIDVSACYSLPNGIITLIVNIQQELLKTNIRLTEIQIQEIVAGKEPVLFEADIMEVIKVMSEEYVENILAKIEEYGFEFRNPSIFTGGGSMMLQKFIEKCSRVKYVDFLDQFANARGYKILLEQELRRCYQ; via the coding sequence ATGAGAAACAGGATTTTATTAGGCCTTGACAATGGAAACAAGTGCACAAAAACAAGTGAAGGTTATATCAGTGAGGCGGGATTCATAAAATCTAATAATGAACCAATCTCAACAAGCAACTTGTTAATTTATGAAGGTAAGTTTTACAGTATCGGGAACAGCAGATTAAGTGTTCAAATGGATAAGACAGTCAATCAGGATGCTTTCATCTTGTCGTTGCCTGCAATTGCAGATGCGATAAATAAAGCAGGAGTAGAAGGTGAGGTAGATGCAATCCTGGGAGTAGGGCTCCCGATTGTCAGTTATGGAACTCTTAAGAAAAAGTTTCGGGAATACTTCTTAAGACGGGACATAGAATTTAATTTTAACAAAAAAGATTATAAAATAAATATTATTGATTGCAGGGTGTATCCGCAGGGGTATTCTTCACTGATTACGGTATTCAACAGTTATCGAAATCTGCTGTGCAATGTTATCGATATTGGTGGATATACAATTGATTTTTTCAGAGTAGAAAATGGAATCATAGATGTTTCAGCATGCTATTCGCTTCCCAACGGAATCATCACATTAATTGTCAATATACAGCAGGAACTTCTTAAAACAAATATCAGACTTACGGAAATACAGATACAGGAGATTGTAGCAGGAAAAGAACCAGTTCTATTCGAGGCTGATATTATGGAAGTGATTAAAGTGATGTCAGAAGAGTATGTAGAAAATATATTAGCGAAAATTGAGGAATACGGATTTGAATTTAGAAATCCTAGCATCTTTACAGGCGGAGGAAGCATGATGCTTCAAAAATTCATTGAAAAATGTAGTAGGGTTAAGTATGTGGATTTTCTTGACCAGTTTGCAAATGCACGTGGTTATAAGATTTTGTTAGAGCAAGAATTAAGAAGGTGCTATCAATGA
- a CDS encoding sodium ion-translocating decarboxylase subunit beta, protein MKKEKIMKAIAILTILCGLFTFISVLSSYLLPLYLSYKFNIDTRNAGSIGIIGGADGPTAIYVSGQFSSHLFTAIFALLTILGIIYLVIAKYKKNHN, encoded by the coding sequence ATGAAAAAAGAGAAAATAATGAAGGCAATTGCTATACTTACTATTTTATGTGGTTTATTTACCTTTATCAGTGTACTTTCCAGTTATCTGCTGCCATTATATTTATCTTATAAATTCAATATAGATACAAGAAATGCAGGCTCGATAGGAATCATAGGCGGTGCAGACGGACCAACGGCAATTTATGTGTCAGGTCAATTTTCTTCGCACTTGTTTACTGCCATCTTTGCATTGCTAACAATATTGGGAATCATATATCTAGTTATTGCCAAGTATAAGAAAAATCATAATTAA